In Vanessa atalanta chromosome 3, ilVanAtal1.2, whole genome shotgun sequence, one genomic interval encodes:
- the LOC125077395 gene encoding E3 ubiquitin-protein ligase lubel isoform X1 → MLKNRGRDPRSAIPSTPLLVRSIAPRAPMAKPEPDYEVVEFPADQYVNAKIQPPPPPPPRPATGHPIDAGASCGLCGGGGARVRCTECGRRALCASCDDMYHRHPKRRNHQRQALSHSQLLDERPPLPPKAAPPVPPPRRHKISGERSSASPRPSVMDQRRATLNPTVAAHSPMSTITNPNHFSTQRAHIQQSQGAVPNMSHMGSMPYLPNTVHHANTTVPSQEQSMALGQFSSWGRPRGSLQGFNIAPNMMQPAPLEPWELQENLSTQSWGRPLRRGASVMELGGGPTGCTGCAHCATNPWRYGSCANLDHQWIGPSPAPSAGPWPQTCCSPHSVTHNSRIMPHTHPHSPQTPQPYRRMDIRGVSRAASRAGSRAASPALSLRSRTSRRSKHRTPSPPIPSSDADSESEVESDHPETIDKDEENSLGPAPPPPAATWQCEHCTFVNEPGVRVCAVCCRTPTIKPKIVTDVINNGVERLKVAEKTSRSPSIHSSHAVDKTTIKTDDKGKKNRSTKERTSTGCGPSPPREDKSMAKSTNVLKTTPTREQSNECIEQTRIRHDIAVGPSPPKEILDGHRTSLSKNSTVNQSSNVPSNNFRSSSRIGSPVNGSSKLHNISVGPSPPRDSPKRTMSSYQSNSINFQKKSVGNSPPRENVESRPLSRSSRTNAGTSPPPQSISTQTYEVPNNWERAQSVARSRPRRRLREENRRERSHSRLSLSSDTRESERSVHTSGGRWEWREPRDSSPSADWSESERRRGSRLTRRASHLDVRRRPGQRSSVFGSEAPSPEPLSSNRAISLEALVGAGSRSDAERGLELARLMTDAEKLGFSAAEVHAALAQNPVAPLAWLSERWPSLCAGVRAAAARLAPGVNVTELEARASLAKHRGAMWPAVNDCVERSRRQVVAIGEEGRLRGHVWGPPTGADDEGAPPSPFSSRLHRTRAEDSSDEFEVTTNKFQDDDWMYLPLEINTKTNHEFESPVIKEDSTITNEDSSLDIAEKLKSLLIKAGIPLADEKLLLKSLLGNHSMYSENSDINHSKTIEQDKPNVTDFIQSENDFIDAYNALTRLSPLPSLKKKDITGTNDVLEQIETQGPQENNDNISENVSKDQDLTKTFESQTKLNTIEKNTRESELNIVRENNYSHETVTKIEDIIQDTPVINTKDVKEDKSINLNEIVDNTQKIIQQMKNEINSDINSINDKSNTQSEADDSANDSHSSSEKESSYSETDADGTEDLTSDEKDTSTTTTSDDENPNDQLEDQASIHRTSSEDNEQFEEAMDHVENELEDFKQTNIEILNSIARSLQEEHTITIEINESNDKDYRQRNQDMNNNLFAAVNSFEEIYAALNNDRQKKENTTTDTYSDSNQLKSSSNNSSIASEIKTKFNPAYIQQEINISYFRPDSPIKVVITDRVPQFFTASLEVFDNLLEKDNSSLERDLNDQVYETVEEPSKEVIKNSITNEYLEVRENNNFPVNNSLEISKDNISTTDTLTINTNINNSNEKDLNQMNSIAYEKHRHTNNIAGVKIINNSLDVNKHQENISPPEPSNTHTQVYRENSEKKSLIDSSKMKTHTTTNKSNIPKLVKTIQSNKQKIEIKNLPKIIASKVPIRRASLKQYPAPNPPKGHFGDIKSGHVKQLQTRLFNSKVAKTNIETPVMPEVRASTSTMSKKSPAPPPPTQPAIQGQDAMLSKNKNVYFRETCRTEDEWTESDPEDQDFQINLNNVEESVPTPVSQIQPVTLRHISGQLIDLANVRVPEGSPERQARMLLAEGATETWEQAQLAVDLISQGTDPPAALLAALECTDLSSALAYLHQDCELCASKFPEHEMVSMLRCTHRCCRECARHYFTVQITERSIVDCVCPYCKEPELENLSEDDWLDYFAHMDILLKTLLEIEVHELFQRKLRDRTLAKDPNFKWCVECSSGFFVHPKQKKLRCPECKSITCSSCRKQWTVNHDGITCEQYAAWLEDNDPEKSIAAVQQHLRENGLECPRCHFKYSLSRGGCMHFTCTQCKYEFCYGCGKPFTMGARCGLSEYCARLGLHAHHPRNCLFYLRDKEPHELQTLLQMNNVSYETEAAEGSNNRCPIQLQRETPTGLVDTTCGSEVQPKQAGLCKNHYLEYLSRLVRGRRVDPLPILGVDDLETLVRRAALRPPPRPYGSLDGLYKRGLAEIVREKIPLD, encoded by the exons atgcTGAAAAACCGAGGGCGGGATCCCCGCTCGGCAATCCCGAGCACTCCCTTGTTAGTCCGTTCTATTGCACCCCGAGCTCCTATGGCAAAACCCGAACCAGATTACGAAGTTGTAGAGTTCCCTGCTGATCAGTATGTCAATGCAAAAATACAGCCGCCACCGCCACCTCCGCCTAGACCAGCTACAG GTCACCCGATAGATGCGGGTGCTTCCTGTGGCTTGTGTGGCGGAGGAGGGGCACGCGTACGATGCACGGAGTGCGGCCGACGAGCTCTGTGCGCGTCGTGCGATGACATGTACCATAGGCACCCAAAACGTAGAAACCATCAAcgtcaa GCCCTCTCGCATTCACAACTTCTCGATGAAAGACCGCCGCTGCCACCGAAAGCTGCTCCGCCCGTGCCGCCGCCGCGAAGACATAAG ataagcGGCGAAAGGTCGAGTGCTAGTCCCCGACCATCCGTTATGGACCAACGTCGAGCCACTCTTAACCCGACAGTGGCAGCGCATAGTCCAATGTCAACGATAACTAATCCCAATCACTTCTCCACACAACGCGCGCATATTCAACAATCACAGGGAGCAGTGCCGAATATGTCACACATGGGCAGCATGCCATATTTACCTAATACCGTCCATCACGCAAATACAACTGTTCCCAGTCAGGAGCAAAGTATGGCTCTGGGACAATTTTCTTCTTGGGGCCGACCTCGTGGTTCTCTTCAGGGATTTAATATCGCTCCAAATATG atGCAACCTGCTCCTCTGGAGCCTTGGGAATTACAAGAAAACTTATCCACACAGAGCTGGGGTCGCCCTTTAAGGCGTGGAGCATCGGTTATGGAGTTAGGCGGAGGTCCGACCGGATGTACTGGTTGCGCTCATTGCGCAACTAATCCTTGGCGTTACGGAAGTTGTGCTAACTTAGATCACCAATGGATTGGACCAAGTCCTGCACCTAGTGCTGGCCCATGGCCACAGACTTGTTGTAGTCCACATTCAGTCACACACAACTCTCGCATAATGCCCCACACACACCCACATTCGCCGCAAACACCACAGCCATATCGTAGAA TGGATATTCGCGGAGTTTCACGTGCAGCTTCCCGGGCAGGTTCTCGAGCAGCTTCACCCGCGCTAAGCTTACGATCACGCACTTCACGGCGATCTAAACATAGAACACCGTCCCCTCCTATACCCTCGAGTGATGCCGACTCTGAAAGTGAAGTAGAAAGCGACCACCCAGAAACAATAGACAAAGATGAAGAAAACTCTTTAGGACCTGCTCCACCGCCACCCGCTGCTACTTGGCAATGTGAACACTGCACTTTTGTTAATGAGCCTGGTGTAAGAGTATGTGCAGTATGCTGTCGAACTCCAACCATCAAACCTAAAATTGTTACCGACGTCATTAACAACGGCGTAGAGAGACTTAAAGTCGCTGAAAAAACCTCACGATCACCCTCTATACATTCAAGTCACGCAGTTGACAAGACTACAATAAAAACAG atgaTAAAGGCAAAAAAAATAGATCAACTAAAGAACGTACGTCTACAGGATGTGGACCGTCTCCACCAAGGGAAGATAAATCTATGGCTAAATCCACAAATGTGTTAAAAACTACTCCAACAAGGGAACAAAGTAACGAATGTATAGAACAAACTCGGATTCGTCACGATATAGCAGTAGGGCCATCTCCTCCAAAAGAAATACTAGATGGACATAGAACATCTTTATCGAAAAATAGTACTGTAAATCAATCTTCAAATGTACCATCTAATAACTTCAGATCTTCTTCAAGGATTGGTAGCCCTGTAAATGGGTCGTCAAAGCTGCATAATATTTCAGTCGGTCCTTCTCCACCACGTGATAGTCCTAAACGCACTATGTCATCTTACCAAAGCAACtccataaattttcaaaaaaagtcCGTTGGAAACTCACCTCCTCGAGAAAATGTTGAAAGTCGACCCTTATCCAGATCAAGCCGTACTAATGCTGGAACTTCTCCACCTCCACAGAGTATTTCTACGCAG ACTTATGAAGTACCAAATAATTGGGAGCGAGCCCAATCTGTAGCTAGATCTCGGCCGCGACGACGCTTGAGAGAAGAGAATCGACGAGAAAGATCACATAGTAGACTCTCCCTATCCAGTGACACACGA GAAAGCGAAAGAAGTGTTCATACTAGCGGCGGCAGGTGGGAATGGCGAGAACCTCGTGACAGCAGTCCAAGCGCGGATTGGAGTGAGAGTGAACGGCGGCGTGGCAGTCGGCTCACACGACGAGCGTCTCATTTGGACGTCCGACGGAGGCCGGGACAACGCTCCAGCGTATTTGGATCTGAG GCTCCTTCTCCGGAACCATTGTCGAGTAACCGTGCTATATCCCTCGAAGCACTGGTCGGAGCTGGATCGAGGAGTGACGCTGAAAGGGGCTTAGAATTGGCACGTCTAATGACCGATGCTGAAAAACTTGGATTTAGTGCAGCAGAAGTACATGCCGCCTTAGCGCAAAATCCAGTGGCACCACTAGCATGGTTAAGCGAGCGGTGGCCAAGTCTGTGTGCGGGAGTTCGCGCCGCCGCAGCTCGACTCGCTCCAGGTGTTAACGTCACTGAACTCGAAGCCCGCGCGTCGTTGGCAAAACATAGAGGAGCAATGTGGCCTGCTGTCAACGATTGTGTAGAGAGATCTCGACGGCAG GTCGTAGCTATTGGTGAAGAAGGCAGATTACGAGGTCATGTATGGGGTCCACCAACCGGAGCTGACGATGAGGGGGCACCACCCTCTCCATTTTCCAGCCGCTTACACCGCACTCGCG CAGAAGACAGTTCAGACGAATTTGAAGTTACTACAAACAAATTTCAAGACGATGACTGGATGTACTTACCATTAGAAATAAATACCAAAACTAATCACGAATTTGAGAGTCCGGTAATAAAAGAGGACTCAACTATAACTAATGAAGATAGCAGTCTAGACATagctgaaaaattaaaaagtctatTAATTAAAGCTGGTATACCTTTAGCGGAtgaaaaattacttttgaaGAGTTTATTAGGCAACCATTCAATGTATTCTGAGAATAGCGATATTAACCATAGTAAAACAATTGAACAAGATAAACCTAATGTAACAGATTTTATTCAATCTGAAAATGATTTCATTGATGCATACAATGCTTTAACAAGACTAAGTCCATTaccaagtttaaaaaaaaaagacattactGGAACAAACGACGTTTTGGAACAAATTGAAACACAAGGCCCTCAAGAAAACAATGACAATATCTCAGAAAATGTATCAAAAGATCAAGATTTAACAAAAACCTTTGAATCACAAACGAAATTgaatacaatagaaaaaaatacaagggAAAGTGAATTAAACATTGTTCGTGAGAATAATTATTCTCACGAAACTGTAACTAAAATCGAAGATATTATTCAAGATACTCccgtaataaatacaaaagatgTCAAAGAAGATAAATCAATCAATCTCAACGAAATAGTAGATAATAcgcaaaaaataattcaacaaatGAAGAATGAAATTAACTCTGATATTAATTCCATAAATGATAAAAGTAATACGCAAAGTGAAGCCGATGATAGCGCTAATGATTCACACTCATCATCTGAAAAAGAATCAAGTTATAGTGAAACAGACGCAGATGGCACAGAAGACTTGACATCTGATGAAAAGGATACATCTACTACTACAACTAGTGATGACGAAAACCCTAACGATCAGCTTGAAGACCAGGCATCAATTCACAGGACTAGTTCGGAAGATAATGAACAGTTTGAAGAGGCAATGGATCATGTCGAAAATGAACTTGAAGATTTTAAGCAAACaaacatagaaatattaaattctattgcAAGAAGTTTACAGGAAGAACATACAATAACAATAGAAATCAATGAATCAAACGACAAAGATTATAGACAGCGCAACCAAGAtatgaataacaatttattcGCTGCGGTTAATTCGTTTGAAGAAATATATGCAGCACTTAACAATGATAGACAGAAAAAAGAAAACACTACAACTGATACCTATTCTGATTCAAACCAACTCAAAAGTTCTTCAAATAATAGTAGCATAGCatctgaaataaaaactaaatttaatccTGCTTATATCcaacaagaaataaatatttcttatttcagaCCGGATTCACCTATAAAGGTAGTAATTACTGACCGAGTGCCTCAATTTTTTACGGCATCTTTAGaagtttttgataatttattagaaaaagatAATAGTTCTCTAGAACGTGATCTTAATGATCAAGTTTATGAAACAGTAGAGGAACCTTCAaaagaagtaataaaaaatagcataacTAATGAATATTTAGAAGTAAGGGAGAATAATAATTTTCCCGTGAATAATAGTCTTGAAATTTCAAAAGATAATATATCGACCACAGACACTTTAACAattaacacaaacattaataattcaaaCGAAAAAGATTTGAATCAAATGAACTCCATCGCTTATGAAAAACATCGACATACTAATAATATAGCGggcgttaaaattattaataatagcttaGATGTTAATAAGCATCAGGAAAATATTTCTCCTCCAGAACCATCAAATACACACACGCAAGTATATAGAgaaaattctgaaaaaaaatccTTGATTGATAGCTCTAAAATGAAAACCCACACCACGaccaataaatcaaatataccgAAACttgtaaaaacaattcaaagtaataaacaaaagatagaaattaaaaatttacctaAAATTATTGCATCCAAAGTACCTATTCGGAGAGCGAGTTTAAAGCAATATCCTGCTCCTAATCCTCCAAAAGGGCATTTTGGTGACATCAAAAGTGGGCATGTTAAGCAACTACAAACCAGACTGTTCAATAGCAAGGTAGCTAAAACTAATATCGAAACACCTGTGATGCCAGAAGTAAGAGCTTCAACTTCTACAATGTCAAAAAAGAGTCCAGCTCCTCCGCCTCCAACTCAGCCAGCTATACAAGGTCAAGATGCaatgttatcaaaaaataaGAACGTTTATTTCCGAGAAACATGTCGTACAGAAGATGAATGGACCGAAAGTGACCCAGAAGATCAAGAtttccaaattaatttaaacaatgtgGAGGAATCGGTCCCAACACCTGTTTCGCAAATACAGCCGGTAACCCTGCGACATATTTCAGGCCAATTAATTGACTTAGCTAATGTTCGAGTACCTGAAGGCTCACCagag AGGCAAGCACGAATGCTATTAGCAGAAGGCGCGACAGAAACTTGGGAACAGGCGCAGCTCGCAGTAGACTTGATTTCACAAGGAACAGATCCTCCTGCTGCTCTTTTGGCTGCTTTAGAATGTACAGATCTTTCATCAGCTCTTGCGTACTTACACCAAGACTGTGAACTTTGTGCTTCCAAGTTTCCAGAACATGAG ATGGTATCTATGTTACGTTGTACACACAGGTGTTGTCGAGAATGTGCTCGCCATTACTTTACAGTACAAATAACGGAACGCAGTATTGTAGACTGTGTTTGTCCCTATTGTAAAGAACCGGAATTAGAAAACCTCTCAGAAGATGATTGGCTTGACTATTTTGCACATATGGATATATTACTAAAAACGTTGTTGGAAATCGAAGTACATGAACTTTTTCAAAGAAag TTACGTGATAGAACTCTGGCAAAGGATCCTAATTTTAAATGGTGTGTCGAATGCTCTTCAGGATTTTTCGTACATCCAAAACAAAAGAAGTTACGCTGTCCTGAGTGCAAATCCATTACTTGCTCAAGTTGTAGAAAACAG tgGACTGTAAATCATGACGGTATAACGTGCGAACAATACGCGGCATGGCTTGAAGACAACGATCCAGAGAAATCAATAGCAGCGGTCCAACAACATCTACGAGAGAACGGACTGGAATGCCCGAGATGTCactttaaatattccttatccAG AGGCGGCTGCATGCATTTTACTTGTACACAATGCAAGTATGAGTTCTGCTACGGGTGCGGCAAGCCATTCACGATGGGGGCGCGTTGCGGGCTCAGCGAGTACTGCGCCCGACTAGGCTTGCATGCACACCATCCGCGCAACtgtcttttttatttacgcGATAAAGAACCTCATGAACTTCAGACACTTTTACAA atGAATAATGTGTCCTATGAAACGGAAGCAGCAGAGGGTAGCAATAATCGATGTCCAATACAGTTACAACGAGAAACGCCCACTGGTCTCGTAGATACCACCTGTGGCAGTGAAGTACAACCAAAACAGGCAGGACTTTGCAA GAACCATTACTTGGAGTACTTGAGCCGACTGGTGCGAGGCCGAAGAGTCGACCCGCTGCCGATCCTTGGAGTGGACGACTTAGAAACGCTAGTACGTCGAGCCGCATTACGCCCTCCACCACGGCCCTACGGCTCACTCGACGGCCTCTACAAACGGGGCCTTGCTGAG ATCGTCAGGGAGAAGATACCACTCGACTGA